GCTCTGGGAACCAACCCAGTGCTTCTGGGCCAACAGGCTGCAGCATGAAGCCTTTGACGTTTACGCCCATTTCGTCCCACAGACGGTCATACAGCTCTTTACCGCCGCCATACTGGAACCAGCTCAGGAATGCGATGTTGTCCATGCCGACGCCGGCACCCGCAACAGGCGCACCAAAGAGGTTCGCTGCAACGTGCTTACCACCCCAGTAGTGGGTCCATGCAAAGCCACCTTCGACCAGGCCCGCGTCAACCGCGTCCATGATGTCACGTGGGCCAACGACCGCGCCAGCTGGCAGTACTTCGATGGTCAGGGAACCACCTGTCAGAGCAGCAACGTCTTTGCCGAATTCGTTCAGCATAAAGACTTCGTCTGCAGTGTTAGGCAAAACCGACTGGATGCGCAGAACTTTTTCCGCCATCGCCGAGGTCGCCATAAGCGCCAATGTTGCGGCACCTGCCGCTACATGTCTTAGTTTGAACATTTATTGTCCTCCCATTTAAAAACCTTCGTCGTTCTTTTTGGTCCCGAGGCTGAAGGCATTGCCTCAGAGTTTGTTGGGGTCTGAAGTGACCCGAAATCCGTGCCGGAAACCGACAAGAATAGCGCGGCGCACATCATGTTCTCGCATCCTCCAATACGAGATCGGCGGCTTTTTCGCCGATCATGATGCACGGTGCATTGGTGTTCCCACTGACGATGGTCGGCATGATCGACGCGTCTGCAACGCGCAGCCCGTCGATGCCTTTGACCTTGAGACGAGGGTCGACGACGGCTTTGTCGTCGATGCCCATCTTGCAGGTGCCAGTGGGGTGATAGATCGTCACGGCAGTACGCCGCGCCCAATCCAATGTTCCTTCGAAATCGTCAAACGCCACATCTTTGCCCGGTGCGTGCTCTTCCGAGATATGCGCCTTGAGAGGGGCTGTGTTCGAGATCTTGCGGGCAATCTGGATGCCTTTCACGATGGTTTTGCAGTCAAGGTCCGTCGCCAGATAGTTCGGGTGAATTTCCGGATGATCATCCATATTCGCCGAGCGGATTTTCAGATGCCCGGCACTTTCCGGGCGCAATTGCAGAACCGAGGCCGTAAAGGCCGAGAATTTATGCGGGCCATCCGCCGGTTTGTCCGCGCTCCATGGTTGGATGTGGAACTGAATATCTGGAGTCTCTAAATGCTCTTCGGTCTTGAGGAACCCAGTGCCAAGGCTTGCCGCCATGGTCATTGGGCCGCGCTGTGTCAGCGCATATTGCATCGCGATCAAACCCTGTTTGAAGACGTTGCTGGCCTCTGTGTTGATCGTGCTGAGATCGGTCTTATAAACGGGCCGCGCTTGCAGATGGTCTTGCAGGTTCTTGCCCACGCCGCTCAGCGCTGCATTGACTTCGATGCCATGTGGCTTGAGCTCTTCAGGGTCTCCGACGCCCGATAGCATCAGGATCTGAGGTGAACCAATTGCGCCAGCGCTTAGGATCACCTCGCAGCGCGCAGAGATGGTTTGCATCTCGCCGCCGAGCCGTACACGGATACCAGTGGCGCGGCCGTCTTCGATCAGAACTTTCTCTGTCTGCGCGCCAGTGATGATGGTCAGGTTTGGACGGTCTTTTGCGGGCCGCAGATAAGCGACCGCAGAAGAACACCGACGTCCGCCCTTCATGGTCAGTTGGAAATACCCGACACCCTCTTGGTCTTCGCCATTGTAATCTGGCGTGCGCTTGTACCCCGCAGCCACAGCAGCATCGAGCCACTTGTCGACGACCTCGCGAGTTAGCCGCGAGTCCTGAACTGACAGCGGCCCGTCAGAGCCGCGCACATCGTTGGAATGTTCGCCATGCCAGGTCTCGGCACGCATAAACAGGGGCTTCACACTGTCCCAGGACCAGCCTGTGCACCCAAGCTGCGCCCAGTGATCATAGTCCTGAGGCTGTCCGCGTACATAAAGCAATCCGTTGATAGAGCTCGACCCGCCCAGAACCCGACCTCGCGGCCATGCAATCGCGCGACCCGCGATCCCTGCGTCGCTTTCGGTGACATAGCGCCAATCCGTATTCGGGTTACCCATCGTGCGGAAATATCCGACCGGAATATGGATCCACGGATTGCGATCAGGTGGTCCTGCCTCGACAAGCGCAACGCTGTAGCGTCCGTCCTCTGACAGACGGTTCGCGAGCGCACATCCGGCAGAGCCGGCACCAACAACTACGAAGTCAAACTTCATTTACCACCTAAATATCAAAAATTGAGACTTTTAATCTCGATTTTGGTAAAAAAGCACGGTATCGTGATTCGCGGAAATTGCACTAACTTTTTTTCGGAGACATTCGATTTGTCGGAGAGCGACCGTATCCCAACCAACCTCAGAACCCTGTTGATCCTTGAGATATTGGGCAAAAGCGATCGGGCGATGTCGGCCACTGAGATCAATGATCAACTTGGGCTGCCCAAGCAAACGGTCCACCGGCTATGCGCAACACTGGAAGAAAACGGTTTCCTCACCCGTCCGGGCAATGCCAAGAAGTACCAGGTGGCACGGCGGTTGCGAGACCTTGGGTCAGGGCTCTTGCACAACTCCAGAGATCACATTGCGCGTCACCAGATCCTCAAGGAAGTGGCCGCTCAGGTGGGCGAAACTGTGAACTACGCCGCGCCGGGTAATTCCGGAATGCATTATCTGGATCGTGTCGAAACAGATTGGCCATTTCGCATCCAGCTTCCCATTGGCACAAGCGTTCCGTTTCATTGCACCGCAAGTGGCAAGACGTTTCTGGCCAGTCTGACACCGAAAAACCGCGAAGCGATAATATCGTCTCTGGATCTCAAACAGATGACGCACAAGACCCACAGCGATCCCGATGTTTTGCTGGCCGAATTGCGCAAGATCCGCAAGCAGGGGTATGCGCTGGACGAAGAGGAGTTTATGGACGGCATGATAGCTATTGCCGTTCCAGTCGTTGATCCGCAGGGACGCTTCGTGGCCGCGGTCGCGTACCATGGCCCAACGCAGCGCATGACTTTGAACGAAGCCGTGGAGCGCAAAGATCTCTTACTTGTCGCCGCAGAGAAACTCAGCACTGTCCTGTTTCAAGTTGACTGAGCTTTCTTACGATGGTTCCTGAACGACCAAATGATGGCGTCTGGTTGTCTTGAGGTTTTCTTAAGAACGACTTTATGTGCCGCCAGCTATCTCGGAGGCGATGAATGGAATTGTTGCAAAACACGTTGCGTGGCGGCGGCAAGATCGCGGAAAACGCACCTTTTCCTTCTGTGGACGAAACGCGTGTCGAGGTTCTTCTGCGCCATTTCGACGGCGATGTCACAACGCCATTGGTGGATGCGAATAGATTGGCCTCGGTTGGCGCGTTCTGGGTCAAGGACGAACGAAGCCGCATGGGGTTGGGCTCTTTCAAAGCGCTCGGCGCGGCCTATGTGATCGCGCGTCAGGCGTCAGACCTCAACAAGGCTCCCGATGCCGACACGTTGAAGGGGCGCACCTATGTGACCGCGAGTGCTGGCAATCATGGAATTAGCGTTGCGAGTGGCGCGCGCATGTTCGGTGCAGAGGCTGTCGTCTATATTGCCGAAACAGTTCCCGTCGCGTTTGAAGACCGACTAAAAGGCTTTGGCGCCAGCGTGATACGCGAAGGTGCTGATTATGCCACATCCATGCAGGCTGCGGCTCAGGCGGCAGAGGCGCAGGGCTGGATCCTGTTGTCGGACAGCTCTTGGGAAGGCTATGTCGAGCTGCCGTACATCTTGATGGAAGGCTATCTACAGATGGCCCATGAGGTGGTGTCTCAATGCGCTGAAGTGCCTACGCATGTTTTCCTTCAGGCTGGCGTGGGCGGCATGGCCGGAGCGGTCGCGGCCTATATCCGCAAGGTCTGGGGCGACGAGCCGCGGATCATAGTCGTTGAACCAGAGGCCGCGCCTGCTTTGCTGGCCAGTGTGCGTGCGGGCACTTGTGTCTTTGCGGATGGGCCAGACAGCATCATGGGGCGTTTGGATTGCAAAGAGCCTTCGTTGATTGCCCTAAATGGTCTTGCCCGCGACGCAGATGATTTCCTAACGATCAGTGACGACGACGTAAGACAGCGCCTACCGCAAATGGCGGCCTCGGACCTTGCCACGACTGCATCTGGAGGGGCGGGCATAGCCGCTGCGATGATGCCAGAGGTGCAGGAGGCTTTGGGCATTGGACCAAGATCTCGCATTCTGTGTTTTCTGTCTGAGATTCCTGAATAGAGGTCAAATGCTGTGCGCCGTTTTCGGGCGATAGGCGCTGGGTTCGCCCGAAGTTGCACTGCAGCAGTTTGGACATCGTACTAATACTGTGGGGCTATGCGTCGTTCTGCGCAGCAATTAAACGACCCCCGAACTGTTGACCTTTTGGTCGAGTCGGGCTTAAGGCGAGCGCACACAGCTCTTCACGTCCCCAAAAAGTAGAGGTAAGCCTTATGCGGCCAAGCCTATCTAGCCTATTTCCAGCGCGTCTTTGGATTAACAAAGTCTCGCCGGATAGCCTGAGAGCTGATCTTTTCGCTGGATTTTCCAATGCGGCCATCGTCGTGCCGCAAGGCGTGGCATTCGCAACGATTGCAGGGCTGCCTCCGGAGTACGGGCTGTACACAGCGATGATTACCGCTGTTGTCGCTGCTCTTTGGGGCTCGTCCATGGTGATGATTTCCGGGCCGACGACGGCGATCTCAGCGCTATTGTTTGCAA
This is a stretch of genomic DNA from Cognatishimia activa. It encodes these proteins:
- a CDS encoding GMC family oxidoreductase is translated as MKFDFVVVGAGSAGCALANRLSEDGRYSVALVEAGPPDRNPWIHIPVGYFRTMGNPNTDWRYVTESDAGIAGRAIAWPRGRVLGGSSSINGLLYVRGQPQDYDHWAQLGCTGWSWDSVKPLFMRAETWHGEHSNDVRGSDGPLSVQDSRLTREVVDKWLDAAVAAGYKRTPDYNGEDQEGVGYFQLTMKGGRRCSSAVAYLRPAKDRPNLTIITGAQTEKVLIEDGRATGIRVRLGGEMQTISARCEVILSAGAIGSPQILMLSGVGDPEELKPHGIEVNAALSGVGKNLQDHLQARPVYKTDLSTINTEASNVFKQGLIAMQYALTQRGPMTMAASLGTGFLKTEEHLETPDIQFHIQPWSADKPADGPHKFSAFTASVLQLRPESAGHLKIRSANMDDHPEIHPNYLATDLDCKTIVKGIQIARKISNTAPLKAHISEEHAPGKDVAFDDFEGTLDWARRTAVTIYHPTGTCKMGIDDKAVVDPRLKVKGIDGLRVADASIMPTIVSGNTNAPCIMIGEKAADLVLEDART
- a CDS encoding IclR family transcriptional regulator; this translates as MSESDRIPTNLRTLLILEILGKSDRAMSATEINDQLGLPKQTVHRLCATLEENGFLTRPGNAKKYQVARRLRDLGSGLLHNSRDHIARHQILKEVAAQVGETVNYAAPGNSGMHYLDRVETDWPFRIQLPIGTSVPFHCTASGKTFLASLTPKNREAIISSLDLKQMTHKTHSDPDVLLAELRKIRKQGYALDEEEFMDGMIAIAVPVVDPQGRFVAAVAYHGPTQRMTLNEAVERKDLLLVAAEKLSTVLFQVD
- a CDS encoding pyridoxal-phosphate dependent enzyme, with amino-acid sequence MELLQNTLRGGGKIAENAPFPSVDETRVEVLLRHFDGDVTTPLVDANRLASVGAFWVKDERSRMGLGSFKALGAAYVIARQASDLNKAPDADTLKGRTYVTASAGNHGISVASGARMFGAEAVVYIAETVPVAFEDRLKGFGASVIREGADYATSMQAAAQAAEAQGWILLSDSSWEGYVELPYILMEGYLQMAHEVVSQCAEVPTHVFLQAGVGGMAGAVAAYIRKVWGDEPRIIVVEPEAAPALLASVRAGTCVFADGPDSIMGRLDCKEPSLIALNGLARDADDFLTISDDDVRQRLPQMAASDLATTASGGAGIAAAMMPEVQEALGIGPRSRILCFLSEIPE